A region of the Candidatus Binataceae bacterium genome:
GTGCTCCTGCGCTACGGGCACTATGACGGAGTGAGTTTTTACCGCGCGGAGATCGGCGGTAACCTCGAGGCCAACGGCGGCCAGTTCGCCGGCGACGAGCCGCTCTCGGTGGTCGACGCGACGATCAAGGGCGACGCGCTATTTCACGAGGATTTCACCGCGAACGGGGTCGTCGATTTCCGCCTCGCACGAATCGGCCGCGGGCTCAGTTTCAATCACGCGCGCTTCACCGGTGCGAGCGACAATGGCCTGGAGGCCGAGCGCGCCACGGTCGGCGGCACGCTCTACTGGGTGGCGATCACGCAAACGCCGCGCACCCAGCTCGATCTGAGCGACGCGCACGTTGGTGCGCTATGGGATGACGAGCAAAGCTGGCCGGCGCCGGGCAAGCTCGCGCTCGACGGGTTCGTCTACGGCGAATTCAGCGGGGGTCCGGCCGACAGCGCGAGCCGTCTCGTCTGGCTGCGGCGGCAATCGCGCGCATTGCAGAGCAACCCGCAGCCCTATCGGCAACTGGCGGAGGTCATGCGCGCGGAGGGCCGTCCGGAGGGCGCCATCAACGTCGAGATGGCGCGGCAGGACGCGCTCACGGCGAAGGAGACGCATTTCGGTCCCCGCGTCTGGCGCCTCGCCCTGAAATGGGTCCTGGGTTACGGCTATCGCCCGCTGCGCGCGCTGTGGTGGATTTTACTTTTTGTAGTGTTTGGTACTGTTTTGTTCGGATGGGGTTATCACGCGCGGATTATCACGCCGACCAACGAGCGGGCATACGAGGTTTTCGTGCAAACCGGCGCGCCGCCGCCCTATTATCCGCCGTTCAGCAGCTTCGTCTATTCGCTCGAGAATTTTCTGCCCGTCGTCGAATTGCATCAGGGCCAGTACTGGCGGCCCAACCCGCTGCATATGCCGACAGCGAGCAGCGCGCCGCGCTGGGTCTCGGCCACCTTCGGGGCGCGGATTCTGCGCTGGTACCTCTGGGTCCATATCCTCGCCGGCTGGACGATCACGCCGCTGCTCTTCGCCGGCCTCGCCGGCCTCCTGCGCAACGATTAGCGCAGGCGGAGCGTGAAACGCCGCCGCGCCGAGTCTTCACTGCATCGCACGCCTCGACGCGGAGAGAGTTAAAAAAGTGCGGTCGCCTTCTATCTAGATTCAATGCGGGCCGCCACGCCCGTATTATCAAAGTCGTAATTACCATCTACGCCGAAGCCTACGTCAAAACCGACCATCTCCGGCGGAAAGATGCGTTGCCGGAGAATTTATAGTCGATTGCTTGAGGTAACTGGTAAATTTGGCTGCTGAACAGAGACCTCGTTAACTTAGTTTTCGCCGAGGAAACCAAGATGTGGACGTCGGTGGTGACTAGCGCACCGGCGAAACACCAGAGCATCCAGCTAATGAGAAATGCCAACCGGCATCGCGGCGCCAGTCGTGACCGGCGCCGCGATGCGAAAAGTGAAGAGAGAGAGTCGAGATTCTGGCTATTCCGACTCATTCTGATGGTTGGACAGGTTTGTCGCGACGCCGGTCACCACAGCATTAGGATTGTCGGTTTTAAGTATGAGCACTTGTGACCCTCTGCCGACTATCACTATATTTTGGGTCGCCCCGGTGTTGAACGAAACTGAGCCGGAACAATCAGGATTTACTAAGTAAGTGGCAGTGAAGCTCACGTCCGTAATCGCGCCGTTGAAGCTGACGGTTCCCGTCCCCGAGAAGGCGCCATCTCCTCCGGCCGTCACCGAATCCAGCGCGACATATGGTAGGCCACCGACTTCACCCCCCAGTGTTGCGCCAAAGTTCCCATTCAGTGCCGTATCGGTACATTTCTCCTTATCAACGCGCTTGGCGTCTCCCGTTACCTGGGCGCTGGGATCGTCAGTACGGATAAACTGGACCTCTTCGCCATCCCGGGTTATGACCGCATTCTGAGTTGCTCCATTGCTGAAACTGACGGTGGCGGAGCAGCTTGAGTCGATCGAATAAGTTGCCGACAACGGAATACCCTGCGTGATCGCTCCGTTGTATGCACTCGTGCCCGTTCCCGATAAGTTGCCATTACCGTCGGCCGTAACTATGTCTAACTGAGCAAAAGGCAAACCACCGGCGGTTCCCTTAATCAGCGCGCCGTATGTCCCATTCAAAGTCGCATTGGAGCAAGACTTATCCGCATGGGCGGCTGGCACTATCGCGAACGCCGACCCCATTGCCAGAATGCCGACTCTAACCAATACGTTTACGCGTCGCATAGCCTGTCCTCCTTTGTTTTTTGCCGACTCCGCGGGCTTAGACCCAATAGTCAGAACTCTTAGCCACTTTCCGAAATTCGTTGCCATCGCGAATCCTCCGTTCGGTTGCCGAGTTATGGTGTCTGTGGATTCCGGTCGTCCTCCTTATGACGCGCAGCGCGGCGTGATTTTCCACAGCTCTCATAAAGATTGCGTAACAAATGATCGAACAATTTGTTCGATCAAAACGAACAATTATTCGGAGAATGTGCGCTAGTTCTTTGGCGTGAATTCCTTATTTCTTTGGCGCCGTTAAGGTTTGCGATGATGCCGAGCGCTGGGTTAGGCTCTCTCGCGACCCCGCGCAAAGCGCGGCGACTAATAATTCAAGGAGTTCGAGTGATGGTGAGTCCGGAACTGCAGACGGCAATTGAAGCGATGAAGGCGCTGGTAGCGCGGCCGGGCGAAACTCCGCAAGAGATGCGCGTGGTCTTCGAAGAGTTGGCGATCGCGCCCGAAGCCGATGTCAAGTGTGAGCCGGTCAACGCGGGCGGCGTGGACGCCGAGTGGGTTTGTGCGCCCAACGCAGCCGGCGATCGCTTCGTGCTCTACCTGCACGGCGGCGGCTATGTCATCGGCTCGGTGAATACCCATCGCGATATGATCGCGCGGATCTCGCGAGCGGCGCAGGCCCGCGTGCTGGCGCTCAACTATCGACTTGCTCCCGAAGCGCCGTTCCCCGCCGCGGTCGATGACGCCGTTGCGGGCTACCGGTGGCTGCTAGCGCAGGGCGCGAAGCCGGCGCGGATCGCGATCGCGGGCGACTCGGCTGGCGGCGGCCTGACCGTCGCGACCCTGGTAGCGATTCGTGACGCGAAACTGCCGGCCCCGGCCGCCGGTGTGCTGCTCTCGCCGTGGGTCGATCTCGAAGGGTTGGGCGAGTCGATGGTCACGCGTCTCGAAGCCGATCCGGTGGTGCGTAAAGAGGGTCTGGTTGGAATGGCGCAGGCCTATCTGGGCGGGCAAGACCCGAAGACCCCGCTCGCCGCGCCGCTCTACGCGGATTTGCATGGGCTACCGCCGATACTGATTCAGGTCGGCGACGCCGAAACGCTGCTCGACGACTCGACGCGCCTCGATGCGCGGGCGCGCGCCGCCGGAGTCCGCACCACACTCGAGGTCTGGCCCGAGATGATCCATGTCTGGCAACTCTTTGCGAGCTTCCTGCCGGAGGGTCAGCAGGCGATCGACGGCATCGGCAAGTTCATCATCGCGCAGACGAATTAGCTCGCACAGCGCGACAGCCGTCGGCGTGCGCCCTCGCGCGTGCGTCGACGGCGTCAGCCCCGATCCAAGGCTACAACCGCATCCGGATCGAGTCGGCGAGGCGGTGGAGGACGCCGCCGGCAGCGACCGCGGCCTGCGTCACGATCGGCACCGACGATACCGGCTTGTCGCGTATCAGGATGGTGAGTCGGCCGACCTCGGCGCCCTTGGGCAGCGGCGCGACCAGCAGTTGTTGGGACAGCGTCGTTGCGAGTTTGATGCGCCCCTCGCTGCCGCGCACGACGGTGAAATAAGCGTCCCCGCCGGCGGGCGCGATCGCAATCTCATCGACGGCGCCCTTGTAGACCCGCACCTTCGCCGGGATCGATTTGCGCCAGTTCGGCTTGACCGTCACGAAGGTCTGAAACGCCCATTCGAGAAGTTTGTCGGTCTCGACCCGCCGGCTCTCCATGCTCGAAGTTCCGAAAACGGCCGAGATCAGATCCAGACTGTCGGTATGCGCGGACGCGACCAGGTGGTAACCCGCCGCTTCAACGTGGCCGGTCTTTATCCCGTTGACGCGCGAATCGTAGAACAGCAGCGTATTGAAATTGCGCTGCCGAATCGTAACCGGGCGGTTTTGCGGGCCGATCGTATTGAAGGTGAAATCCTTCGCCGAGGTATAGTTGAGCGCCTCGGGAAAAGTTTCGAGGAGGGCGCGCCCAAGTTTTACCATGTCGGCTGCGGTGGTGTACTCGTCGGGCGTGGGCAGGCCGTCAGGATTGGTGAAATGCGTGTCGTTCATGCCGAGCTTCGCCGCCTGCTGATTCATCTGCTCGGCGAAGGCTTCGCCGCTCCCGCCCAGATACTCCGACAACACCACGGCGGCGTCGTTGCCCGACGAGACCATCAGGCCATATAGCAGATCACGCACCGCGACCTGCTGCCCGACCTGCAGAAACATCCGCGAGACCGAGTCGTTGAGCGAGAGCCTCCACGCCGCCTGACTGACCGGCATCCGCGTGTCGAGCGTGATGCGCCCTTCGCGCAGCGCCGCGAGCGTCAGATAAAACGTCATCATCTTGGCGAGGCTGGCGGGCTGGGTCCGCGCATGCTCGTTGAAGGCATAGAGCACGACGCCGCTATGCAGGGCGACGAGTTCCGCGGCGCTGCCGGCCACGGCAAAGGGCGCCGGCAGGTTGCCGAATACATGAATCCGGTTGAGGGGCACGGCCACCGGCGCCGCCGCGGCCCGGCTGCGCAGTCGCGGCGCAGCACGGCGCGCGGCGCCCGCCAGCGTCGTCAGGGCGATGCAGCCGATCACGAGCGCAATCAAGCCACCGGCAATTTTTGGCAGATTTCTGCAACGTCGCATCCGCAGCCACTCCCCCTTCCGCAGTTCGACGAAAAGACTACGGCGCTGACCCGGTGCGAGCAAGCGCGCGCAGGCCGATTCCATTGGCCGGGCTTTACGAATAAAAAAGCTCTGCGCCATCTTATGGATCTCTCGATCATCCTGCCCGTCCTCAACGAGCGCGACAATCTGCGCGAGCTAATCCCGCGCATCAGTGCCGTGATGCGCCGCGAGGGTCTCGA
Encoded here:
- a CDS encoding D-alanyl-D-alanine carboxypeptidase family protein encodes the protein MRRCRNLPKIAGGLIALVIGCIALTTLAGAARRAAPRLRSRAAAAPVAVPLNRIHVFGNLPAPFAVAGSAAELVALHSGVVLYAFNEHARTQPASLAKMMTFYLTLAALREGRITLDTRMPVSQAAWRLSLNDSVSRMFLQVGQQVAVRDLLYGLMVSSGNDAAVVLSEYLGGSGEAFAEQMNQQAAKLGMNDTHFTNPDGLPTPDEYTTAADMVKLGRALLETFPEALNYTSAKDFTFNTIGPQNRPVTIRQRNFNTLLFYDSRVNGIKTGHVEAAGYHLVASAHTDSLDLISAVFGTSSMESRRVETDKLLEWAFQTFVTVKPNWRKSIPAKVRVYKGAVDEIAIAPAGGDAYFTVVRGSEGRIKLATTLSQQLLVAPLPKGAEVGRLTILIRDKPVSSVPIVTQAAVAAGGVLHRLADSIRMRL
- a CDS encoding alpha/beta hydrolase, with protein sequence MVSPELQTAIEAMKALVARPGETPQEMRVVFEELAIAPEADVKCEPVNAGGVDAEWVCAPNAAGDRFVLYLHGGGYVIGSVNTHRDMIARISRAAQARVLALNYRLAPEAPFPAAVDDAVAGYRWLLAQGAKPARIAIAGDSAGGGLTVATLVAIRDAKLPAPAAGVLLSPWVDLEGLGESMVTRLEADPVVRKEGLVGMAQAYLGGQDPKTPLAAPLYADLHGLPPILIQVGDAETLLDDSTRLDARARAAGVRTTLEVWPEMIHVWQLFASFLPEGQQAIDGIGKFIIAQTN